A region of uncultured Desulfobacter sp. DNA encodes the following proteins:
- a CDS encoding esterase-like activity of phytase family protein translates to MKKTMALKLALLLLLLLVGFIGCNDSDDNKDQDSPDNPTTSTELLYFKRIATFPVCSQIDENCDTDEETVAEIVTASSDYMTLIYTDSPMNQIGFVDISDPASPVALGTVALSGEPTSITVVGDYALVAVNTSADYVNVAGELAVVDIETQTIVHTIALDGQPDSIAVSPDGAYAGVVIENERDEDLDDGEIPQLPAGTFDIITLSGAPTAWVKTAVDLTGLSTIAPTDPEPEFVDINSDNVAVITLQENNYIVLVDMTDGSIINSFSAGTVDLTQIDATEESPALISQTESLSAIPREPDGIAWIDTTHFATADEGDMNGGSRGFTVFNTSGEIVYTSGNDLEHMAARFGHYPDSRSENKGNEPENVEYGSFDNHPFLFVNSERSSLVFVYDISDPENPVYHQTLPAASAPEGALAIPSRNLLVVASENDSRGDKMRAGLNIYSYEADAASYPTVESADRADGTPIAWGAMSGLSSDPDDDTILYSIEDSYYQQNRIFTIDVSTTPATLTNELRITDANDVFASIAVTELVDPTVDDTDSTRLEVFDSADLALMINDDKTVNIDPEGIAKASDGGFWVASEGAGTIGDAGRPVNSLNFIFKTDAAGVIEQVITLPDTINANQIRFGFEGVAEYNGNVYVAFQRAWTGDATPRIGIYNTTAGTWSFLYYPLDSVESQNRGWVGLSDLTSMGNGQFLVLERDNQGGPDAAIKRIYQIDTNGVADGDTLTKTLVRDLMDDLAAPGGLIYEKIEGMALMSNNDVWIINDNDGVEDNSGETQLINLGNIQ, encoded by the coding sequence ATGAAAAAAACGATGGCATTGAAGCTGGCACTTTTATTACTCCTGCTGCTTGTGGGTTTTATCGGCTGTAACGACAGTGACGATAATAAGGACCAGGACTCGCCAGACAACCCGACAACAAGCACGGAACTCCTGTATTTTAAACGTATTGCAACATTTCCGGTCTGCTCTCAGATTGATGAAAATTGCGATACCGATGAAGAGACAGTTGCAGAAATTGTCACCGCAAGCAGTGACTACATGACCTTGATCTATACGGACAGCCCCATGAATCAGATTGGGTTTGTTGACATTTCCGATCCGGCGTCACCGGTTGCCCTGGGAACGGTTGCACTTTCAGGTGAACCCACATCAATTACAGTGGTTGGCGACTATGCTCTTGTTGCCGTCAACACGTCTGCAGATTATGTCAATGTTGCCGGAGAGCTGGCGGTGGTGGACATTGAAACCCAGACCATAGTGCATACCATTGCCCTTGACGGCCAGCCGGACTCCATTGCCGTCAGTCCAGATGGTGCCTATGCAGGAGTCGTTATTGAAAATGAGCGGGATGAAGACCTTGACGATGGCGAAATCCCGCAGCTTCCGGCAGGAACCTTTGACATCATTACCCTCTCCGGAGCGCCCACGGCATGGGTCAAAACAGCGGTTGACCTCACCGGCCTGTCAACCATTGCCCCCACCGATCCCGAGCCTGAATTTGTTGATATCAATTCCGACAACGTTGCCGTTATCACCCTGCAGGAAAACAACTACATTGTTCTTGTTGATATGACCGACGGTTCCATCATCAACAGCTTCAGTGCCGGCACTGTGGACCTGACCCAGATTGATGCAACCGAAGAGAGCCCTGCCCTCATTTCCCAGACCGAATCTTTGTCAGCAATCCCAAGGGAGCCGGACGGCATTGCCTGGATCGATACCACCCATTTTGCAACAGCCGATGAAGGCGACATGAATGGAGGAAGCAGGGGTTTCACCGTTTTCAACACCAGCGGTGAAATTGTCTACACTTCCGGCAACGACCTGGAACATATGGCCGCCCGCTTTGGTCATTACCCAGACAGCAGATCTGAAAACAAAGGCAATGAACCTGAGAATGTTGAGTACGGCAGTTTTGACAATCACCCCTTCCTCTTTGTCAACTCAGAGCGCTCAAGCCTTGTCTTTGTCTACGACATTTCAGATCCTGAAAACCCCGTCTACCATCAGACCCTTCCTGCGGCATCCGCTCCCGAAGGGGCTCTGGCAATCCCCTCCCGCAACCTTCTGGTTGTGGCAAGTGAGAACGACAGCCGGGGCGACAAAATGCGCGCAGGTTTAAATATATACTCCTATGAAGCTGACGCAGCAAGCTATCCAACCGTTGAGTCCGCAGACCGTGCCGACGGAACGCCCATTGCCTGGGGTGCCATGTCAGGACTTTCTTCCGATCCCGACGACGACACCATTCTGTATTCAATTGAGGACAGCTATTATCAGCAGAACCGCATTTTCACCATTGACGTCTCAACCACACCCGCAACCCTGACCAACGAACTGCGCATCACCGACGCCAATGATGTTTTTGCCTCCATTGCGGTGACGGAACTTGTCGATCCCACAGTGGATGATACGGATTCAACCCGTCTTGAAGTTTTTGACTCGGCAGACCTTGCCCTGATGATCAACGACGATAAAACAGTTAATATTGACCCGGAAGGTATTGCCAAGGCAAGTGACGGCGGCTTCTGGGTTGCCTCGGAAGGCGCCGGCACCATTGGGGATGCCGGTCGTCCCGTCAACAGCCTCAATTTCATTTTCAAAACAGATGCTGCGGGTGTCATCGAACAGGTGATCACGCTACCCGACACCATCAATGCAAACCAGATCCGGTTTGGTTTTGAAGGCGTTGCCGAGTACAACGGCAATGTTTATGTGGCATTTCAGCGCGCATGGACCGGCGACGCCACCCCCCGCATCGGCATCTACAACACCACTGCAGGCACCTGGAGTTTCCTCTACTATCCCCTGGACAGCGTGGAATCTCAAAACCGAGGCTGGGTAGGCCTTTCAGACCTGACCTCCATGGGTAACGGCCAGTTTCTGGTTCTTGAGCGTGACAACCAGGGCGGCCCTGATGCCGCCATTAAACGCATCTACCAGATTGATACAAACGGGGTTGCCGATGGCGACACCCTCACCAAAACCCTGGTTCGTGATCTTATGGACGATCTGGCCGCACCGGGCGGATTGATCTATGAAAAAATTGAAGGTATGGCCTTGATGTCCAACAACGATGTATGGATCATCAACGACAACGACGGTGTTGAGGACAACAGCGGAGAAACCCAATTGATAAATCTTGGAAATATTCAGTAA
- a CDS encoding TonB-dependent receptor encodes MKAALQVAGLLILLFPYQVWAQVDVNPTVVTATISEKTLEEAPGSVQVITDLEIREMGTASVDEVLEQAMGLMVATDTGRAKVANIRGTGNKRSLVLIDGRRLAAGYKDFNSTDQIPVTMIQRIEIVRGPGCAIYGSDAIGGVVNIITKKAPDKASGGLTARYDSHLDKDSDGGMGSAWVGSDLGKTSFILSGSSQNINGWDDDGLSPDDGDDKELNSAAGRIAYALTDASNLSAGFEYFALEQQGERTYLSQSRERSAEDSRLNYFLQYDNQIARDGKLLVRAYRSEHDNEIDFSPTASVTGEEDAERWLNQMEARYTGPIMEKHLLSVGAEFRQEGREDSTGADNDLDNTSLFIQDEFQIFSPLYILAGLRYDNHSEFGGQFSPKASLIYGILDELRLKASIGKGFRAPSISELFVTSYRSKGKIVIDPNPDLAPEESLSYELGIEGEKGSFSGGVTLFRNDIDNLIEEQFTGRTDSGNNKISYYQYQNVAEARTQGIEARADIKLPWNLSTGASVTWLDTENKETSEELEGNPDIKGIFRLVYYYPDYKFRAATRVNYIGDQHVSDGEDKSGYVTVNLYFSKDFINQIQVFAGIDNLFNEKKTYDGLTNVEPVSAYAGFSIQF; translated from the coding sequence ATGAAAGCTGCATTGCAGGTCGCAGGATTATTGATTCTGCTGTTTCCATACCAGGTTTGGGCACAAGTAGACGTCAATCCAACGGTGGTAACCGCCACCATTTCGGAAAAGACACTCGAGGAGGCACCGGGCTCAGTCCAGGTGATAACAGACCTGGAAATCCGGGAGATGGGGACTGCTTCAGTGGACGAAGTTCTGGAACAGGCCATGGGCCTTATGGTTGCAACGGACACGGGCCGGGCCAAGGTTGCCAATATCAGGGGCACAGGAAATAAAAGGAGTCTGGTGCTCATTGACGGCCGGCGGCTGGCAGCCGGATACAAGGATTTCAACAGCACAGACCAGATACCTGTGACCATGATCCAGCGGATTGAAATCGTACGGGGACCAGGCTGCGCCATATACGGCAGTGATGCCATCGGCGGCGTTGTGAACATCATCACTAAAAAGGCTCCAGACAAAGCCTCAGGCGGACTGACTGCACGGTATGACAGCCATCTGGACAAAGATTCCGACGGGGGGATGGGCTCTGCCTGGGTTGGATCTGATTTAGGAAAAACTTCTTTTATTCTGTCCGGCTCCAGCCAAAACATCAACGGCTGGGATGATGACGGCCTAAGCCCCGATGACGGGGATGATAAGGAGCTTAATTCTGCCGCCGGCCGCATCGCCTATGCATTAACCGATGCGTCGAATCTGAGTGCAGGATTTGAATATTTTGCTTTGGAACAGCAAGGAGAACGGACGTATCTGAGCCAGAGTCGTGAACGAAGCGCCGAAGACAGTCGCCTGAACTATTTTCTTCAATACGACAACCAGATCGCCCGGGATGGGAAGTTGCTGGTCCGGGCCTACCGGTCCGAGCATGATAATGAAATAGATTTCTCCCCCACGGCATCCGTAACAGGAGAAGAGGATGCCGAACGATGGCTGAACCAGATGGAGGCAAGATACACCGGCCCGATTATGGAAAAACATCTTTTATCCGTTGGCGCCGAGTTCCGCCAGGAAGGACGTGAGGACAGCACAGGGGCGGATAATGATCTGGATAACACCAGTCTTTTTATCCAGGATGAATTCCAGATTTTCTCCCCCTTGTACATCCTGGCCGGCCTGCGCTATGACAATCATTCCGAATTTGGAGGCCAGTTTTCACCCAAAGCGTCTCTGATATACGGCATCCTTGATGAACTCAGACTCAAGGCGTCCATTGGCAAGGGTTTTAGAGCACCCTCCATCTCAGAACTGTTTGTGACATCCTACCGCAGCAAGGGCAAAATCGTCATTGATCCCAACCCGGACCTGGCCCCCGAAGAGTCACTGTCCTATGAACTCGGCATTGAGGGTGAGAAAGGATCTTTTTCAGGCGGGGTCACACTTTTTAGAAATGATATCGACAACCTCATTGAAGAACAGTTCACAGGGAGGACTGATTCCGGAAATAATAAAATAAGCTATTACCAGTACCAGAATGTTGCTGAAGCCCGCACCCAGGGGATTGAAGCCAGGGCAGACATCAAACTGCCCTGGAATTTAAGCACCGGGGCCAGCGTCACATGGCTGGACACGGAAAACAAGGAAACCAGCGAAGAGCTGGAAGGCAACCCGGATATAAAGGGTATTTTCAGGCTGGTATATTATTACCCTGATTACAAATTTCGTGCTGCAACCCGGGTCAACTATATCGGTGACCAGCATGTATCTGATGGCGAAGACAAAAGCGGATATGTCACGGTCAATCTTTACTTTTCAAAGGACTTTATAAACCAGATTCAGGTCTTTGCCGGCATTGACAATCTTTTTAATGAAAAGAAAACCTACGATGGCCTGACCAATGTGGAACCGGTCAGTGCATATGCCGGGTTCAGCATCCAATTTTAA
- a CDS encoding TonB-dependent receptor — MISRKNIITLNKHACEMISGVGAFYGDQANTVKEDAYVLVNLKLGYETEKFDIYVWGRNLFDKEYHTIKYDWDGMELVQDAEPFCAGLSVAWRF; from the coding sequence ATGATATCAAGAAAAAATATCATTACACTGAATAAACATGCTTGTGAAATGATATCTGGGGTGGGCGCTTTTTACGGAGACCAGGCCAATACGGTCAAAGAAGATGCCTATGTCCTGGTCAACCTGAAACTGGGTTATGAAACCGAAAAATTCGATATCTACGTCTGGGGCAGAAACCTGTTTGATAAAGAGTACCACACCATCAAATATGACTGGGACGGCATGGAGCTGGTCCAGGATGCAGAGCCTTTCTGTGCTGGACTGTCAGTTGCATGGCGCTTTTAA
- a CDS encoding ATP-binding cassette domain-containing protein produces MIRIKDLSVTYNPDKTGWILKDVNLTAHPGECILICGASGCGKTSLTRAVNGLIPHFEKGWRAGRVLVNYPDSYRDVKDFKPYELARISS; encoded by the coding sequence ATGATCCGAATAAAGGATTTAAGCGTCACCTACAACCCGGATAAAACCGGCTGGATACTCAAAGATGTCAATTTAACTGCACACCCCGGTGAATGCATCCTGATCTGCGGGGCCAGCGGGTGCGGAAAAACCTCTTTAACCCGGGCTGTGAACGGATTAATCCCCCACTTTGAAAAAGGGTGGCGGGCCGGCCGGGTCCTGGTGAATTACCCGGATTCTTACAGGGATGTAAAGGATTTCAAACCCTATGAACTGGCCCGGATCTCATCATAA
- a CDS encoding helix-turn-helix domain-containing protein, whose protein sequence is MIKPIKSTVLTRRMEKGHDLLKKGETTVSEVAYKVGYANRAHFTRAFTRQFGYPPVDLLRHDLRDNPGDSV, encoded by the coding sequence ATGATCAAGCCCATTAAGTCGACTGTCCTGACCCGGAGAATGGAAAAGGGGCATGACCTGTTGAAAAAAGGGGAAACCACCGTGTCAGAGGTTGCCTATAAGGTTGGTTATGCCAACCGGGCCCATTTTACAAGGGCCTTTACCCGCCAGTTCGGATACCCGCCGGTGGATCTGCTCAGGCACGACCTCCGGGACAATCCCGGGGATTCTGTTTAA
- a CDS encoding sigma factor has product MPQTLRQTLRSKVQSLYIDHNPWLLGWLKWRLDSVETAEDLCQDVFMRLLGRSDIINIRRPRAYLGRIAKGLLIDHWRRRDIEEAWQQIQAAMPEQHLPSPEQRLEVVSHSPYSTTLF; this is encoded by the coding sequence ATGCCCCAGACCTTGAGACAGACACTTCGTTCAAAAGTACAATCTCTTTATATTGATCATAACCCCTGGTTGCTGGGCTGGCTCAAATGGCGGCTGGACAGCGTTGAAACCGCAGAAGATCTTTGTCAGGATGTATTTATGCGGCTGTTAGGGCGGTCGGACATTATCAATATCCGCCGTCCCCGGGCCTACCTTGGCAGAATTGCCAAAGGGCTTTTAATAGACCACTGGCGCCGCAGGGATATTGAAGAGGCATGGCAGCAGATCCAGGCAGCCATGCCGGAACAGCATCTTCCCTCACCGGAACAGCGTCTTGAAGTTGTTAGCCATTCTCCATATTCAACAACCCTTTTCTGA
- a CDS encoding MptD family putative ECF transporter S component, giving the protein MLNPFEQHPFIPKSTQIIASGTGRDVSHLILAGIFNSLIVMLSHILYALHSLAGLFIFSYFHQAFENLFLATVYILMVIKIPGRALTINAGVWGFMGLSMGFWPLPLIILPAGIAADRFIRAWGADNFRVICAGYCFYATVLAAANGCPLLLMAESRTLARMRLPATILVPLGVTLRFMPSFIREFSHIRDALAFRGLVLSPKTVIAHPVRVTESVLIPFLLMRSLFIGEELSRAALARGFDTPGRPVSLYDIRFKFKDAAWTGLWAAGICLVLFFDRSMGGI; this is encoded by the coding sequence ATGCTGAACCCGTTTGAACAACATCCCTTTATTCCCAAAAGCACACAGATAATTGCCTCGGGCACAGGCCGGGACGTATCCCACCTGATCCTGGCCGGTATTTTCAACAGTCTGATCGTGATGCTCAGCCATATCCTGTATGCACTCCATTCCCTGGCAGGGCTCTTTATCTTCTCCTATTTTCACCAGGCCTTTGAAAACCTGTTTCTGGCCACGGTGTATATTCTCATGGTGATCAAAATACCCGGACGGGCCCTGACCATCAATGCCGGGGTGTGGGGATTTATGGGGCTGTCCATGGGATTCTGGCCGCTTCCTTTGATTATCCTGCCCGCCGGAATTGCTGCGGACCGGTTTATCCGGGCCTGGGGGGCGGACAACTTCCGCGTGATTTGCGCCGGGTACTGCTTTTACGCCACCGTGTTAGCGGCTGCCAACGGCTGCCCTTTGCTTTTAATGGCAGAAAGCCGGACCCTGGCCCGGATGAGACTGCCGGCCACGATCCTGGTGCCTTTGGGAGTTACCCTGCGGTTCATGCCGTCCTTTATCCGGGAATTTTCACATATCCGGGATGCCCTGGCTTTCCGGGGCCTTGTGTTGTCCCCCAAAACCGTTATTGCCCATCCTGTCCGGGTGACGGAATCGGTGTTGATCCCCTTCTTGCTTATGCGCAGCCTTTTTATTGGTGAAGAGCTGTCACGGGCGGCCCTGGCCAGGGGCTTTGACACACCGGGCCGGCCTGTGAGCCTTTACGATATCCGGTTCAAATTCAAAGATGCGGCCTGGACAGGTCTGTGGGCCGCGGGCATTTGTCTTGTTCTCTTCTTTGACCGGTCCATGGGGGGCATATGA
- a CDS encoding methyltransferase — MAAKTAGIIRDLPEFPAMKKMLDLGGGPGLNSVAVVQAHDTLESVVFDRKSVVAIAREYIERFGCSGRITTRSGDYTKDDPGTGPVRTTWS, encoded by the coding sequence GTGGCGGCAAAAACCGCGGGGATCATTCGGGATTTACCCGAATTTCCGGCCATGAAAAAAATGCTGGATCTCGGGGGCGGACCGGGCCTGAACTCCGTGGCCGTTGTCCAGGCCCATGACACCCTGGAAAGTGTGGTGTTTGACAGGAAATCCGTGGTGGCCATTGCCCGGGAGTATATTGAGCGGTTTGGCTGTTCCGGGCGGATCACCACACGTTCCGGGGATTACACAAAAGATGATCCAGGGACAGGACCGGTCCGGACGACATGGTCTTAA
- a CDS encoding ATP-binding cassette domain-containing protein, with product MIKDLEFRHKKKTTPVINKISFHIAQGEILGVCGPNGSGKTTLIRLVSGLLRQTQGTISLGSTLLPAGQRLKICHLVLQQADHQLFAASVRQEVLAMPGQGDNVSFSVERVLHHLGLARLAHRHPQSLSGGQKQRLSIACALVRQADFLILDEPTSGMDAGNMDRLAGLLHEYTAMGHGVVVVTHDAQFLAKTCSRALLLDKGEIKADLNLSKNGNDIKEYLIKGTLPEFN from the coding sequence ATCATAAAAGATCTTGAATTCCGGCATAAAAAAAAGACAACCCCGGTAATCAATAAAATCAGTTTTCACATTGCACAAGGTGAAATCCTTGGCGTATGCGGCCCCAACGGCTCGGGGAAAACCACCCTGATCCGGCTGGTTTCAGGCCTGCTCAGGCAGACCCAGGGAACGATCAGCCTTGGCAGCACCCTGCTGCCGGCCGGGCAGCGCCTCAAAATATGCCATCTGGTACTCCAGCAGGCAGATCATCAACTGTTCGCGGCCAGCGTCCGCCAGGAAGTTCTGGCCATGCCCGGCCAGGGGGACAACGTATCTTTCAGTGTTGAACGGGTTCTTCATCACCTTGGCCTTGCCCGGCTGGCACACCGCCACCCCCAGTCCCTGTCCGGGGGGCAAAAGCAGCGCCTGTCCATTGCATGCGCCCTTGTCAGACAGGCGGATTTCCTGATTCTGGATGAACCCACCTCCGGCATGGACGCCGGGAATATGGATCGCCTTGCCGGCCTGCTCCACGAATATACCGCCATGGGGCATGGTGTGGTGGTGGTGACCCATGATGCGCAATTTTTGGCAAAAACCTGTTCCCGGGCACTGCTTCTGGACAAAGGAGAAATTAAAGCAGACCTGAACCTTTCAAAAAACGGCAACGATATAAAGGAATACCTGATCAAAGGGACACTACCCGAATTCAATTAA
- a CDS encoding phytase, translated as MFKTKHILLLVSFVLILAGCNDHDNSDTGADEKTVILLNEFKSNIPEDIHALQYIELRGTENHTIKNTYLVVIDGDEDNEGIVDYAYNLDGVTIGSNGLIIIKNENKYNDVVSAETTVINEPLIKTYVDDDEHKDGILEHDAVTYILIKTTSTIAIGDDLDTDNDGVLDLADDAEILDSVGSLDGGSGFVYGGIVLNQSASDPDAATRFYGNLTANSLSAWANGDIYEDPGKNDEEMAEEVLYDTLEASSNLPPNAKLTPGNHNFKEAPFVVLNEIVNSGDKYVELLSNASQSFTSIYLVLISDQEGKASISLDLSDYAAKQSGISVIKDTHTTFAVGSSATSITADLSALTQADSSVVLIYSPKASITAGDDLDTDNDGNLDLDDNAVQLDSFGWGSSLYSVVTADNSSYAIQGATRYKDNRMASKSAWTYGSLDGVNYVAEDSKNVPENGYVTPANINISEAASVIVTPVIETERSTISNPDADDIAFWIHPDDSSKSLVIATQKDAGYSIYNVDGETLIDALPDENRYNNVDVMYNFELNGERIDFALFTDRNNNKFAIYKIQETAPYIVDITDYDSDELFDAQEPGEDTAYGEGIYKSPVSGRFYAFATQNGTWNVAQFELVANNNTIGWTKVRTITLEAGDDDEHAEGIVVDQEYGKAYIAQEGVGIYTIDAEPGDSPSDIALGEDDMIAEEGSDNLVADLEGMTIYYKDDGTGYVFISSQGNIVYGVYDRTTNGVPNTYLTSFIIADDMEGIDGTQHTDSIDVTNIPLSGTFPYGAFIAQDGSDTTISADDTGTNFKWVKWEDIATGLGDVTFESSYDPRTPENRR; from the coding sequence ATGTTTAAGACAAAGCATATTTTACTTTTAGTTAGTTTTGTATTGATTCTTGCGGGCTGCAACGACCATGACAACTCAGATACCGGGGCTGATGAAAAAACAGTTATTCTTCTGAATGAGTTTAAATCAAATATTCCCGAAGATATCCATGCACTGCAGTATATTGAGCTGCGCGGCACCGAAAATCATACCATTAAAAATACATATCTTGTGGTCATAGATGGGGATGAAGACAACGAGGGGATTGTGGATTATGCATACAATCTTGATGGGGTTACGATCGGGTCCAACGGCTTGATCATCATAAAAAATGAAAATAAATATAATGATGTTGTCAGCGCTGAAACAACTGTAATCAATGAGCCTTTGATAAAAACCTATGTGGACGATGATGAGCATAAAGACGGTATTTTAGAACATGATGCCGTAACCTATATCCTTATTAAAACGACTTCAACCATTGCCATTGGTGATGATCTTGATACGGACAATGACGGTGTTCTGGATCTTGCTGACGATGCTGAAATACTTGACTCAGTGGGATCTCTGGATGGGGGAAGCGGTTTTGTTTATGGCGGAATCGTACTTAACCAATCGGCCAGTGATCCTGATGCGGCAACCCGTTTTTATGGAAATTTAACGGCAAATTCGTTAAGTGCCTGGGCAAATGGGGATATCTATGAAGATCCCGGTAAAAACGATGAAGAGATGGCTGAAGAAGTGCTTTATGACACATTGGAAGCCAGTTCGAATCTGCCGCCGAACGCAAAACTCACACCGGGCAACCATAATTTCAAGGAAGCCCCTTTTGTCGTCCTCAATGAGATTGTAAATTCCGGCGATAAATACGTTGAATTACTTTCAAATGCATCACAGAGTTTTACCTCCATCTATCTTGTACTCATTTCGGATCAAGAAGGAAAAGCCTCGATAAGCCTGGATTTAAGTGATTATGCCGCAAAGCAGTCCGGTATTTCAGTTATCAAGGATACCCATACGACCTTTGCAGTGGGCTCTTCCGCAACATCCATCACCGCTGATTTAAGTGCACTTACCCAGGCCGATTCCTCAGTGGTTTTGATATACTCCCCAAAGGCGAGCATCACTGCAGGGGATGATCTTGATACGGATAATGACGGCAATTTAGATTTAGATGATAATGCCGTCCAGCTTGACAGTTTCGGATGGGGATCCTCTTTGTATTCCGTGGTGACAGCCGACAACAGCTCATACGCGATTCAAGGGGCAACCCGTTATAAAGACAACAGGATGGCGTCGAAAAGCGCATGGACCTATGGCAGCCTGGATGGAGTTAATTATGTTGCTGAAGATTCAAAAAATGTTCCTGAAAACGGGTATGTGACACCGGCCAACATCAATATTTCAGAGGCGGCATCTGTTATTGTAACGCCTGTTATTGAAACGGAAAGATCCACCATAAGCAACCCTGATGCTGACGACATCGCTTTCTGGATACATCCGGATGACAGCAGCAAGAGCCTGGTAATTGCCACCCAGAAGGATGCGGGGTATTCCATTTATAATGTTGACGGGGAAACCCTCATTGATGCGCTTCCCGATGAAAACAGATACAACAATGTCGATGTGATGTATAATTTTGAATTAAACGGGGAACGCATTGACTTTGCCCTTTTTACCGATCGGAACAACAACAAATTCGCCATCTACAAAATTCAGGAAACCGCACCATATATCGTAGATATCACAGATTATGACAGCGATGAACTCTTTGATGCCCAAGAGCCTGGAGAGGATACTGCATATGGTGAAGGGATTTACAAAAGTCCGGTTTCAGGCAGATTTTACGCCTTTGCAACCCAGAACGGGACCTGGAATGTTGCCCAGTTTGAGCTGGTCGCCAATAACAATACCATTGGATGGACCAAGGTGAGAACCATTACCCTGGAAGCCGGAGATGATGATGAGCACGCCGAAGGCATCGTGGTGGATCAGGAGTATGGAAAAGCATACATTGCCCAGGAAGGCGTCGGGATTTATACCATTGACGCAGAACCGGGAGATTCGCCCTCAGATATTGCCCTTGGCGAGGATGATATGATCGCTGAAGAAGGCAGCGACAATCTGGTTGCCGACTTAGAAGGAATGACCATCTACTATAAGGATGATGGAACCGGATATGTATTTATTTCAAGCCAGGGCAATATTGTTTACGGCGTATATGACAGAACAACCAACGGCGTCCCCAATACCTATCTGACATCGTTTATCATTGCAGATGACATGGAAGGCATTGACGGCACACAACACACCGACAGCATTGATGTCACCAATATCCCGTTAAGCGGCACTTTTCCATATGGTGCGTTTATCGCCCAGGACGGATCAGATACCACCATATCGGCCGATGATACAGGAACAAACTTCAAATGGGTGAAGTGGGAGGATATTGCAACAGGCCTTGGTGATGTCACATTTGAATCAAGCTATGATCCACGAACGCCGGAAAACAGGAGATAG
- a CDS encoding methyltransferase dimerization domain-containing protein, translating to METITDTGLNHREIDRIIYSGVKPELLRCAIQLKVFDLLDTPRTYKEVAAELQTHPDNTRLMLKGLVACGLVLYQDGTYENTGESRAFLNSKSQTCITGWLDRAARVLGPILNNFETLVRNGPMQHEPGAHMNSEAMCEFYTHAHA from the coding sequence ATGGAAACCATTACCGACACCGGCCTTAACCACCGGGAAATTGATCGTATCATCTACAGCGGCGTTAAACCCGAACTATTGCGCTGTGCCATTCAACTCAAGGTCTTTGACCTGCTGGATACGCCCAGGACATATAAAGAGGTAGCGGCAGAGCTTCAGACCCACCCGGACAATACCCGGCTGATGCTCAAGGGGCTGGTGGCCTGCGGCCTGGTCCTGTATCAGGACGGGACATATGAAAACACCGGCGAATCCCGGGCATTTCTCAATTCAAAAAGCCAGACCTGCATCACCGGCTGGCTGGACCGGGCAGCCCGGGTGCTTGGTCCCATCCTGAACAACTTTGAGACACTGGTCAGAAACGGCCCCATGCAACATGAGCCCGGGGCGCACATGAACTCCGAAGCCATGTGCGAATTCTATACCCATGCCCATGCCTAG